In Deltaproteobacteria bacterium HGW-Deltaproteobacteria-18, a single genomic region encodes these proteins:
- a CDS encoding polyamine ABC transporter ATP-binding protein: MTQKEIISVRGLTMGFGDLVIMKNLDFDIHPAEIFVILGGSGCGKSTLLKHMVGLYKPMAGKITIAGMLLEPDNEDSFKKILARIGVMYQGGALFSSMTLGENVALPITEYTDLKEDAVEELVRLKLRQVGLEGFEHHLPEELSGGMKKRAAIARALALNPEILFLDEPSAGLDPISSAELDALILRLNRTLGTTFVVVTHELSSIFTIAKRVVMLDKESKSIIADGDPHELKDASEHPFVRQFFNRQPEMEK, encoded by the coding sequence ATGACCCAAAAAGAAATCATCTCCGTGCGCGGCCTGACCATGGGATTCGGGGACCTGGTCATCATGAAAAACCTGGACTTTGATATCCATCCAGCTGAAATTTTTGTTATCCTGGGCGGGAGCGGATGCGGCAAGTCCACCCTGCTCAAGCATATGGTCGGGCTCTACAAGCCCATGGCCGGAAAAATTACCATCGCCGGAATGCTCCTTGAGCCGGACAACGAGGACAGCTTCAAGAAGATTCTGGCCCGCATCGGCGTCATGTATCAGGGCGGCGCCCTTTTTTCTTCCATGACCCTTGGCGAAAACGTTGCGCTGCCTATCACGGAATATACGGATCTCAAGGAAGACGCGGTGGAGGAGCTGGTCCGTCTCAAGCTGCGGCAGGTCGGCCTTGAGGGCTTCGAACACCACCTGCCCGAGGAGCTTTCCGGAGGCATGAAAAAACGCGCGGCCATCGCGCGGGCGCTGGCGCTCAATCCTGAAATTCTATTCCTGGACGAACCCTCGGCAGGCCTGGATCCCATCAGCTCGGCCGAACTCGACGCCCTCATCCTGCGCCTGAACCGAACCCTGGGCACGACCTTTGTCGTCGTCACCCACGAGCTTTCCTCCATTTTCACCATTGCGAAAAGGGTCGTCATGCTCGACAAGGAAAGCAAATCCATCATCGCCGATGGCGATCCGCACGAACTCAAGGATGCAAGCGAGCATCCCTTCGTGCGCCAATTCTTCAACAGACAGCCGGAAATGGAGAAATAA